A section of the Sceloporus undulatus isolate JIND9_A2432 ecotype Alabama chromosome 3, SceUnd_v1.1, whole genome shotgun sequence genome encodes:
- the LOC121925845 gene encoding LOW QUALITY PROTEIN: basic proline-rich protein-like (The sequence of the model RefSeq protein was modified relative to this genomic sequence to represent the inferred CDS: deleted 4 bases in 2 codons), with translation MLKRQEEGSESVGTGPRNEEEGQKWYSPPPLSPPPPLPPPSPPPPPHPPPAPHRLPPPSLLFPPPPLPPSPPPPHFSTPPLSPISFFPPPPIPPRPFPPPPFSTLCPPPPPLPPPPPPPPPPPPPPSPPPLPPPPPFPPPPPPPLSPPPPSFPPPTPPLPPPPPPPPLPPPSPPSPPPHPPSSPPPPPPHPPKKKSVFPSPPPHPPPFPPPLPPPPPSPPAPPPFPPLPPPFLLILSPPPATHPPQVPPPLPPFPPFLPPPFPPPPPPPPLPSSSPPPPPLPPSPPPPPPPSLFPNFPPPPPFSTSLPPFPPPPPFPPFPPFSFPPPSPPFPPPPPPHLPPPPPSPPPPSPPPSPSPLPSPPDSFPPCSPLIPPPPPPSRPPPPPPPPPPAPVPPPPPRPPPPPVPPPSPPTLVLPPPPRPPLPPPPPPPPPPPPPPSPLPLLFPPPPFLSLPHPPPSPTFPPPPPPPPPFPFPPSPLPLPPLCSPPCFYPPPPPPPPPSPATLAPPPSPPLYL, from the exons atgttgaagagacaggaggaaggGAGT GAATCAGTTGGGACAGGTCCAAGAAATGAggaggagggacagaagtggtattcccccccccccctttcccccccgccgccccttccccccccctccccgccaccgcccccccaccccccccctgccccccatcgcctt ccccccccctcccttctcttccccccccccccccttcccccttcgccccccccccctcatttttccaccccccccctttcccccatttctttctttcccccaccccccattcccccccgcccctttccccccccccccttctcgaCCTTgtgcccacccccccccccccttccccccccccccccccccccgcctcc tccccctccccccccttccccccccccccttcccccccccccccccttccctccaccccccccaccgcccctttccccccctcccccctcgtTCCCTCCCCccact ccccccctccccccccccccccctcccccccccctcccccccccttccccaccctccccccccccccatcccccttcctcccctccccccccccccccccaccctccaaaGAAAAAAAGTGTGTTTCCTTCcccgcccccccaccccccccctttccccccaccccttccccccccccccccctccccccccgcccccccccccttcccgccccttcccccccctttcctccttatcctttcccccccccccgccacccacCCCCCCCAGGTTCCACCaccccttccccccttcccccccttcctccccccccccttcccccccccccccccacccccccccctcccttcttcttccccccccccaccccctctccccccctcccccc ctcccccccctcccccttccctttttcccaacttccccccccccccccccttttccacctccctccctcccttcccccccccacccccctttcccccctttccacccttcagtttccccccc ccctccccccctttccccccccctcccccgccccacctaccccccccccccccttccccccc ccccccctccccccccccctccccgtcccccctcccttccccccccgaTTCGTTCCCCCCTTGTTCCcccctgatccccccccccccccccccctcgcgccccccccccccccccccgccccccccccccgcccctgtcccccccccccctccacggcccccccccccccccgttccccctccctccccccccactttagtcctcccccccccaccccgtcccccccttcccccccccccccccccccc tcccccccccccccctcccccttcacccctccctctcctcttcccccccccccccttcctttccctcccccacccccccccctcccccactttccctcccccacctccgcccccccccccttttccctttccaccctccccccttcccctcccccccctttgtTCCCCCCCTTGTTTctatccgccccccccccccccccccccgccttccccGGCCACCCTTGCTCCACCACCCTCCCCCC CCCTCTACCTCTAA